From the genome of Lutzomyia longipalpis isolate SR_M1_2022 chromosome 2, ASM2433408v1, one region includes:
- the LOC129790647 gene encoding kinesin-like protein KIF21A isoform X2, with protein MSDNDKDKDSSVRVAVRIRPQIPREIIDMCRVCTQVTPNEPQVLLGTDKAFTYDFVFDMDATQAEIYDKCVEKLIEGALRGYNATVLAYGQTGSGKTYTMGTGFDREIIELQEGIIPRAVRHLFSGIEDVQARGEDSDGVVVGPVQFSVAAQFMELYNEEIIDLLDPYNKGKVYKIHEDPAGGISVAGATIKPIAGPQDALRCLQQGALARTTASTQMNAQSSRSHALFTILIRRQRVMSAEESGMPDGDLETLTSKFHFVDLAGSERLKRTGATGERAREGISINCGLLSLGNVISALGDKSKKASHIPYRDSKLTRLLQDSLGGNSQTVMIACVSPSDRDFMETLNTLKYANRARNIKNRVQINQDQSSRTISQLRREIAALQLELLEYKQGKRSVDADGNPAISDTFHENAMLLQDNKRLQQRLKAMQESVNALTERNAELLSEKAIAGWGPIGDSDKSMSEMVAGYLKEIEKLKAKLIESDQMYQQLKKATNSPRNINKNLFYADDDADDVLTLAKREIEKERELLMSRSLPGLDDANNQNVDNESADSDSDTESDDKTGEMQAELNDISSDIELKTKLIEQLELSQLRMRRMQEHYEEKLNVLTVKIADTQRERDKVLSNMTSNHPAGGPPSSDKVKKVREEYEKKLSDMQREMRKLQSAQKEHRRQQRELQMQEAQLKSLKSELAELKSNKIKLIRRMNEETKRHNEEDSRKTREIAQLRKEARKHQNTIKSLQAQGAAKDQVLKRKTEQVSALRRIQRAPLSAKASGRVNGRKHLDEFNVRQARVKWETLQRVISRAARSRQAVVELERELERLLSDRDMLCHDLTNLKRRQKMLPSQELASEEDDITSNLNYIQENITQVQHAIIELEEGKESATEAHTMQSLLESVRTVDEAKFYMERLCGAAIAQTCDVAITEMRLKEREALLNEVQQDSTMQQQLLQHVLSQTPINFGSGDGYAGSSSNAGGRQSPTNSISSTSTFDIPPNASILSEFSRDATNGLLSPSSSRSPSPSLETDSTRSSMRMTKIRRLKALPQELLFGSSNEKDDSMTRSYHLQQESGRSFIPISRVPSAPGSLKGLQPNPTPQSLRPPISPLFPRKSFDTGATPLSPRLTRRPIPNKASPGLEENDAVASQSPPVYRRMSSREETSGDVFSRLGAGMQDPPPGGRIREFDGKARANVPLHCTHVVEGHTNSVLSVRVIDTTLFTAAADRTVKVWDLTTGTSSHCLSAHPGPVIAVEYDSKKHLLFSASAGFIRAWDLRMSTARPVKTLCSSGSTLSGLAVLNPLQSGESSITALCMGASGSLYTAASDKVRIWDIRQFSCTGKLSGGHQAAVMCVTAWSGPNSTDFVATGSKDHYVKVFEVPSSSGLVLPLLHLEPPHYDGVQALTVANDGVGVDAELFSGSRDTGIKRWDLRTGELKQSLNNAHKGWVSGMAICGDVLLSGCRGGIVRLWSVRTCDSLAEMKTDSPINDIIVADQRIYTASNSGEVRIWRFSPSDFVNLTTSAN; from the exons AATCCGCCCACAAATACCCCGAGAAATCATCGACATGTGTCGTGTTTGTACACAGGTGACACCGAATGAGCCTCAAGTGCTCCTTGGCACTGATAAAGCCTTCACATATGATTTTGTGTTCGACATGGATGCAACACAGGCTGAGATATACGACAAATGTGTGGAAAAGCTAATTGAAGGGGCACTCAGGGGCTACAATGCAACAGTTTTGGCTTATGGACAG ACTGGCTCAGGGAAAACGTATACGATGGGTACGGGATTCGATAGAGAGATTATTGAGCTGCAAGAGGGTATAATACCGAGGGCTGTGAGACACCTATTTAGTGGTATTGAAGATGTTCAGGCACGTGGAGAAGATAGTGATGGTGTTGTGGTTGGACCCGTGCAATTTAGTGTTGCTGCACAATTTATGGAACTCTACAATGAGGAAATTATTGATCTCCTTGATCCCTACAATAAAGGGaaagtttataaaattcaCGAAGATCCCGCTGGTGGGATATCCGTTGCTGGTGCAACAATAAAACCCATTGCAGGTCCACAGGATGCACTCAG aTGTCTGCAACAGGGTGCTCTGGCGAGAACAACTGCATCAACACAGATGAATGCACAGTCGTCGCGAAGTCACGCACTATTTACCATCCTCATACGCCGGCAGCGTGTTATGAGTGCCGAAGAGAGTGGGATGCCAGATGGGGATTTGGAGACGCTCACGTCGAAATTCCATTTTGTCGATTTAGCAGGATCGGAGCGCCTTAAGCGTACAGGAGCGACAGGTGAACGTGCCCGCGAGGGGATCTCCATCAATTGTGGCCTTCTGTCGTTGGGGAATGTCATCTCAGCACTGGGTGATAAGTCAAAGAAGGCATCACACATTCCCTATCGAGATTCCAAGCTCACACGATTGCTCCAAGACTCACTGGGAG GAAACAGTCAAACAGTGATGATAGCGTGCGTTTCCCCGAGCGATCGTGATTTCATGGAGACGCTCAATACGCTAAAATATGCAAATCGTGCGCGAAATATTAAGAATCGCGTACAAATCAATCAAGATCAGAGTTCGAGGACCATTTCACAATTGCGCAGAGAAATTGCAGCGCTACAGCTGGAATTGCTTGAGTACAAGCAGGGTAAGAGGAGTGTCGATGCCGACGGGAATCCCGCCATTTCGGATACATTCCATGAGAATGCAATGCTCCTGCAGGACAATAAGCGTCTACAGCAACGCTTGAAAGCCATGCAAGAATCCGTGAATGCGCTAACAGAGAGAAATGCTGAATTGTTGTCGGAGAAGGCAATAGCTGGATGGGGTCCAATTGGGGATTCGGATAAGTCAATGAGTGAAATGGTTGCGGGGTActtgaaggagattgagaagCTAAAGGCAAAACTCATTGAGTCAGATCAGATGTATCAACAGCTGAAGAAGGCAACAAATTCACCGAGGAATATAAATAAGAATCTCTTCTATGCTGATGATGATGCCGATGATGTGCTAACACTTGCCAAGAGGGAGATTGAGAAGGAGAGGGAACTTCTAATGTCTCGATCACTGCCCGGACTTGATGATGCCAATAATCAGAATGTGGATAATGAATCGGCTGACAGTGATTCTGATACAGAATCCGATGATAAGA cTGGTGAAATGCAGGCAGAACTCAATGATATTAGTTCAGACATTGAGCTAAAGACAAAGCTAATTGAGCAGCTGGAACTCTCACAATTGCGTATGCGTCGAATGCAGGAGCACTATGAGGAGAAATTGAATGTGTTGACGGTTAAAATTGCCGATACACAGCGTGAGAGGGATAAGGTGTTGTCCAATATGACATCAAATCATCCAGCTGGTGGACCACCATCGAGTGATAAAGTGAAGAAAGTGCGGGAGGAGTACGAGAAGAAGTTGAGTGACATGCAGCGCGAAATGCGGAAGCTTCAGTCAGCTCAGAAGGAGCACCGTAGGCAGCAGCGTGAACTGCAAATGCAGGAGGCACAGCTGAAGAGTCTCAAGAGTGAATTGGCCGAGTTGAAGAGTAATAAGATAAAGCTCATACGACGTATGAATGAGGAGACAAAGAGGCACAATGAGGAGGATAGTCGAAAGACACGGGAAATTGCGCAACTCCGGAAGGAGGCGCGGAAGCATCAGAACACCATAAAGAGCCTCCAAGCGCAGGGAGCGGCAAAGGATCAGGTGTTGAAGCGTAAAACGGAGCAGGTGTCTGCGTTGAGACGCATCCAGAGAGCACCGCTGAGTGCAAAGGCATCGGGCAGAGTTAATGGTCGGAAGCACTTGGATGAGTTCAATGTGAGGCAGGCACGTGTAAAGTGGGAAACACTGCAGAGGGTAATTTCTCGTGCAGCCCGCAGTCGTCAGGCTGTTGTGGAGCTCGAGCGGGAATTGGAGCGTCTTCTCAGTGATCGTGATATGTTGTGTCATGATCTGACTAATCTCAAGAGGCGACAGAAGATGCTACCGAGTCAGGAATTGGCATCCGAAGAGGATGACATTACGTCCAATTTGAACTATATTCAAGAGAACATTACTCAAGTGCAGCACGCTATAATAGAGCTCGAGGAGGGCAAGGAGTCCGCCACGGAGGCACACACGATGCAGAGTCTCCTTGAGAGTGTCCGTACGGTGGATGAGGCAAAATTCTACATGGAACGTCTCTGTGGGGCTGCAATTGCACAAACATGCGATGTGGCCATTACGGAGATGCGTCTCAAGGAGAGAGAAGCCTTACTGAATGAGGTGCAGCAGGATAGTACGATGCAGCAGCAACTTCTGCAGCATGTTCTGTCGCAGACACCAATTAATTTTGGGAGTGGGGATGGCTATGCGGGAAGTAGCTCAAATGCTGGTGGACGTCAATCACCGACAAATTCAATAAGTAGCACGAGCACTTTTGACATTCCGCCCAATGCTTCAATTCTCTCAGAGTTCTCTCGGGATGCTACCAATGGGCTCCTAAGTCCCTCAAGTAGTCGTAGTCCATCGCCAAGCCTTGAAAC GGACAGCACAAGGAGCTCAATGAGAATGACAAAGATCAGAAGATTGAAGGCATTACCTCAGGAATTACTATTTGGAAGTTCCAATGAAAAG GACGATAGCATGACAAGATCTTATCATCTTCAGCAGGAAAGTGGGCGAAGTTTCATACCAATTTCCCGTGTACCAAGTGCTCCGGGATCACTAAA AGGCCTACAACCAAATCCAACACCGCAGTCACTGAGACCACCCATTTCGCCGCTCTTCCCACGGAAATCCTTTGATACGGGTGCAACACCCCTTTCTCCAAGGCTCACAAGACGTCCTATTCCCAATAAGGCGTCACCGGGATT AGAAGAAAACGATGCAGTGGCATCGCAATCACCTCCTGTCTATCGGCGAATGAGCTCCCGGGAGGAGACGAGTGGAGATGTCTTTTCGCGACTTGGTGCCGGAATGCAGGATCCACCACCCGGTGGGAGGATACGTGAATTCGATGGCAAG GCAAGAGCCAATGTTCCATTGCATTGCACACATGTGGTCGAAGGACATACGAATTCCGTGCTGTCTGTGAGAGTTATCGATACGACGCTATTCACAGCGGCTGCGGATAGGACGGTGAAAGTGTGGGATTTGACCACAGGAACATCGTCGCATTGCCTGTCAGCCCATCCGGGTCCTGTGATTGCCGTGGAATACGATAGCAAGAAACATCTTCTCTTCTCTGCCTCCGCCGGGTTCATTCGGGCATGGGATCTGCGAATGAGCACCGCGAGGCCCGTAAAGACCCTTTGCTCCTCTGGGTCAACACTCTCGGGTTTGGCCGTACTGAATCCCCTTCAATCAGGCGAAAGTTCCATCACCGCCCTGTGTATGGGGGCATCGGGGTCACTGTACACAGCGGCTTCGGATAAAGTACGTATTTGGGATATACGACAATTTTCATGCACTGGGAAACTTTCGGGGGGACATCAGGCGGCTGTGATGTGTGTTACGGCATGGAGTGGACCGAATAGTACGGACTTTGTGGCGACAGGTTCAAAAGATCACTATGTCAAGGTGTTTGAGGTACCATCGTCATCTGGGCTTGTATTGCCACTCCTTCATCTCGAACCACCGCACTACGATGGCGTCCAAGCGCTCACAGTTGCCAATGATGGGGTGGGTGTGGATGCAGAACTTTTCTCCGGGAGTCGCGATACGGGCATTAAGCGATGGGACTTGAGGACTGGAGAGCTAAAGCAG TCACTGAATAATGCACACAAGGGCTGGGTATCAGGCATGGCAATATGTGGCGATGTCCTCCTATCCGGCTGTCGTGGTGGCATCGTGAGGTTGTGGAGTGTTCGGACGTGTGATTCACTGGCGGAAATGAAGACAGATTCACCCATTAATGATATCATTGTGGCCGATCAGCGCATTTATACAGCATCCAA TTCTGGTGAAGTTCGAATTTGGCGTTTTTCACCATCGGATTTCGTCAATTTAACCACATCTGCCAACTAA
- the LOC129790647 gene encoding kinesin-like protein KIF21A isoform X1 has product MSDNDKDKDSSVRVAVRIRPQIPREIIDMCRVCTQVTPNEPQVLLGTDKAFTYDFVFDMDATQAEIYDKCVEKLIEGALRGYNATVLAYGQTGSGKTYTMGTGFDREIIELQEGIIPRAVRHLFSGIEDVQARGEDSDGVVVGPVQFSVAAQFMELYNEEIIDLLDPYNKGKVYKIHEDPAGGISVAGATIKPIAGPQDALRCLQQGALARTTASTQMNAQSSRSHALFTILIRRQRVMSAEESGMPDGDLETLTSKFHFVDLAGSERLKRTGATGERAREGISINCGLLSLGNVISALGDKSKKASHIPYRDSKLTRLLQDSLGGNSQTVMIACVSPSDRDFMETLNTLKYANRARNIKNRVQINQDQSSRTISQLRREIAALQLELLEYKQGKRSVDADGNPAISDTFHENAMLLQDNKRLQQRLKAMQESVNALTERNAELLSEKAIAGWGPIGDSDKSMSEMVAGYLKEIEKLKAKLIESDQMYQQLKKATNSPRNINKNLFYADDDADDVLTLAKREIEKERELLMSRSLPGLDDANNQNVDNESADSDSDTESDDKTGEMQAELNDISSDIELKTKLIEQLELSQLRMRRMQEHYEEKLNVLTVKIADTQRERDKVLSNMTSNHPAGGPPSSDKVKKVREEYEKKLSDMQREMRKLQSAQKEHRRQQRELQMQEAQLKSLKSELAELKSNKIKLIRRMNEETKRHNEEDSRKTREIAQLRKEARKHQNTIKSLQAQGAAKDQVLKRKTEQVSALRRIQRAPLSAKASGRVNGRKHLDEFNVRQARVKWETLQRVISRAARSRQAVVELERELERLLSDRDMLCHDLTNLKRRQKMLPSQELASEEDDITSNLNYIQENITQVQHAIIELEEGKESATEAHTMQSLLESVRTVDEAKFYMERLCGAAIAQTCDVAITEMRLKEREALLNEVQQDSTMQQQLLQHVLSQTPINFGSGDGYAGSSSNAGGRQSPTNSISSTSTFDIPPNASILSEFSRDATNGLLSPSSSRSPSPSLETDSTRSSMRMTKIRRLKALPQELLFGSSNEKDDSMTRSYHLQQESGRSFIPISRVPSAPGSLKGLQPNPTPQSLRPPISPLFPRKSFDTGATPLSPRLTRRPIPNKASPGLEENDAVASQSPPVYRRMSSREETSGDVFSRLGAGMQDPPPGGRIREFDGKARANVPLHCTHVVEGHTNSVLSVRVIDTTLFTAAADRTVKVWDLTTGTSSHCLSAHPGPVIAVEYDSKKHLLFSASAGFIRAWDLRMSTARPVKTLCSSGSTLSGLAVLNPLQSGESSITALCMGASGSLYTAASDKVRIWDIRQFSCTGKLSGGHQAAVMCVTAWSGPNSTDFVATGSKDHYVKVFEVPSSSGLVLPLLHLEPPHYDGVQALTVANDGVGVDAELFSGSRDTGIKRWDLRTGELKQSLNNAHKGWVSGMAICGDVLLSGCRGGIVRLWSVRTCDSLAEMKTDSPINDIIVADQRIYTASNDGKVRLWRLSSTAKRFRADNGR; this is encoded by the exons AATCCGCCCACAAATACCCCGAGAAATCATCGACATGTGTCGTGTTTGTACACAGGTGACACCGAATGAGCCTCAAGTGCTCCTTGGCACTGATAAAGCCTTCACATATGATTTTGTGTTCGACATGGATGCAACACAGGCTGAGATATACGACAAATGTGTGGAAAAGCTAATTGAAGGGGCACTCAGGGGCTACAATGCAACAGTTTTGGCTTATGGACAG ACTGGCTCAGGGAAAACGTATACGATGGGTACGGGATTCGATAGAGAGATTATTGAGCTGCAAGAGGGTATAATACCGAGGGCTGTGAGACACCTATTTAGTGGTATTGAAGATGTTCAGGCACGTGGAGAAGATAGTGATGGTGTTGTGGTTGGACCCGTGCAATTTAGTGTTGCTGCACAATTTATGGAACTCTACAATGAGGAAATTATTGATCTCCTTGATCCCTACAATAAAGGGaaagtttataaaattcaCGAAGATCCCGCTGGTGGGATATCCGTTGCTGGTGCAACAATAAAACCCATTGCAGGTCCACAGGATGCACTCAG aTGTCTGCAACAGGGTGCTCTGGCGAGAACAACTGCATCAACACAGATGAATGCACAGTCGTCGCGAAGTCACGCACTATTTACCATCCTCATACGCCGGCAGCGTGTTATGAGTGCCGAAGAGAGTGGGATGCCAGATGGGGATTTGGAGACGCTCACGTCGAAATTCCATTTTGTCGATTTAGCAGGATCGGAGCGCCTTAAGCGTACAGGAGCGACAGGTGAACGTGCCCGCGAGGGGATCTCCATCAATTGTGGCCTTCTGTCGTTGGGGAATGTCATCTCAGCACTGGGTGATAAGTCAAAGAAGGCATCACACATTCCCTATCGAGATTCCAAGCTCACACGATTGCTCCAAGACTCACTGGGAG GAAACAGTCAAACAGTGATGATAGCGTGCGTTTCCCCGAGCGATCGTGATTTCATGGAGACGCTCAATACGCTAAAATATGCAAATCGTGCGCGAAATATTAAGAATCGCGTACAAATCAATCAAGATCAGAGTTCGAGGACCATTTCACAATTGCGCAGAGAAATTGCAGCGCTACAGCTGGAATTGCTTGAGTACAAGCAGGGTAAGAGGAGTGTCGATGCCGACGGGAATCCCGCCATTTCGGATACATTCCATGAGAATGCAATGCTCCTGCAGGACAATAAGCGTCTACAGCAACGCTTGAAAGCCATGCAAGAATCCGTGAATGCGCTAACAGAGAGAAATGCTGAATTGTTGTCGGAGAAGGCAATAGCTGGATGGGGTCCAATTGGGGATTCGGATAAGTCAATGAGTGAAATGGTTGCGGGGTActtgaaggagattgagaagCTAAAGGCAAAACTCATTGAGTCAGATCAGATGTATCAACAGCTGAAGAAGGCAACAAATTCACCGAGGAATATAAATAAGAATCTCTTCTATGCTGATGATGATGCCGATGATGTGCTAACACTTGCCAAGAGGGAGATTGAGAAGGAGAGGGAACTTCTAATGTCTCGATCACTGCCCGGACTTGATGATGCCAATAATCAGAATGTGGATAATGAATCGGCTGACAGTGATTCTGATACAGAATCCGATGATAAGA cTGGTGAAATGCAGGCAGAACTCAATGATATTAGTTCAGACATTGAGCTAAAGACAAAGCTAATTGAGCAGCTGGAACTCTCACAATTGCGTATGCGTCGAATGCAGGAGCACTATGAGGAGAAATTGAATGTGTTGACGGTTAAAATTGCCGATACACAGCGTGAGAGGGATAAGGTGTTGTCCAATATGACATCAAATCATCCAGCTGGTGGACCACCATCGAGTGATAAAGTGAAGAAAGTGCGGGAGGAGTACGAGAAGAAGTTGAGTGACATGCAGCGCGAAATGCGGAAGCTTCAGTCAGCTCAGAAGGAGCACCGTAGGCAGCAGCGTGAACTGCAAATGCAGGAGGCACAGCTGAAGAGTCTCAAGAGTGAATTGGCCGAGTTGAAGAGTAATAAGATAAAGCTCATACGACGTATGAATGAGGAGACAAAGAGGCACAATGAGGAGGATAGTCGAAAGACACGGGAAATTGCGCAACTCCGGAAGGAGGCGCGGAAGCATCAGAACACCATAAAGAGCCTCCAAGCGCAGGGAGCGGCAAAGGATCAGGTGTTGAAGCGTAAAACGGAGCAGGTGTCTGCGTTGAGACGCATCCAGAGAGCACCGCTGAGTGCAAAGGCATCGGGCAGAGTTAATGGTCGGAAGCACTTGGATGAGTTCAATGTGAGGCAGGCACGTGTAAAGTGGGAAACACTGCAGAGGGTAATTTCTCGTGCAGCCCGCAGTCGTCAGGCTGTTGTGGAGCTCGAGCGGGAATTGGAGCGTCTTCTCAGTGATCGTGATATGTTGTGTCATGATCTGACTAATCTCAAGAGGCGACAGAAGATGCTACCGAGTCAGGAATTGGCATCCGAAGAGGATGACATTACGTCCAATTTGAACTATATTCAAGAGAACATTACTCAAGTGCAGCACGCTATAATAGAGCTCGAGGAGGGCAAGGAGTCCGCCACGGAGGCACACACGATGCAGAGTCTCCTTGAGAGTGTCCGTACGGTGGATGAGGCAAAATTCTACATGGAACGTCTCTGTGGGGCTGCAATTGCACAAACATGCGATGTGGCCATTACGGAGATGCGTCTCAAGGAGAGAGAAGCCTTACTGAATGAGGTGCAGCAGGATAGTACGATGCAGCAGCAACTTCTGCAGCATGTTCTGTCGCAGACACCAATTAATTTTGGGAGTGGGGATGGCTATGCGGGAAGTAGCTCAAATGCTGGTGGACGTCAATCACCGACAAATTCAATAAGTAGCACGAGCACTTTTGACATTCCGCCCAATGCTTCAATTCTCTCAGAGTTCTCTCGGGATGCTACCAATGGGCTCCTAAGTCCCTCAAGTAGTCGTAGTCCATCGCCAAGCCTTGAAAC GGACAGCACAAGGAGCTCAATGAGAATGACAAAGATCAGAAGATTGAAGGCATTACCTCAGGAATTACTATTTGGAAGTTCCAATGAAAAG GACGATAGCATGACAAGATCTTATCATCTTCAGCAGGAAAGTGGGCGAAGTTTCATACCAATTTCCCGTGTACCAAGTGCTCCGGGATCACTAAA AGGCCTACAACCAAATCCAACACCGCAGTCACTGAGACCACCCATTTCGCCGCTCTTCCCACGGAAATCCTTTGATACGGGTGCAACACCCCTTTCTCCAAGGCTCACAAGACGTCCTATTCCCAATAAGGCGTCACCGGGATT AGAAGAAAACGATGCAGTGGCATCGCAATCACCTCCTGTCTATCGGCGAATGAGCTCCCGGGAGGAGACGAGTGGAGATGTCTTTTCGCGACTTGGTGCCGGAATGCAGGATCCACCACCCGGTGGGAGGATACGTGAATTCGATGGCAAG GCAAGAGCCAATGTTCCATTGCATTGCACACATGTGGTCGAAGGACATACGAATTCCGTGCTGTCTGTGAGAGTTATCGATACGACGCTATTCACAGCGGCTGCGGATAGGACGGTGAAAGTGTGGGATTTGACCACAGGAACATCGTCGCATTGCCTGTCAGCCCATCCGGGTCCTGTGATTGCCGTGGAATACGATAGCAAGAAACATCTTCTCTTCTCTGCCTCCGCCGGGTTCATTCGGGCATGGGATCTGCGAATGAGCACCGCGAGGCCCGTAAAGACCCTTTGCTCCTCTGGGTCAACACTCTCGGGTTTGGCCGTACTGAATCCCCTTCAATCAGGCGAAAGTTCCATCACCGCCCTGTGTATGGGGGCATCGGGGTCACTGTACACAGCGGCTTCGGATAAAGTACGTATTTGGGATATACGACAATTTTCATGCACTGGGAAACTTTCGGGGGGACATCAGGCGGCTGTGATGTGTGTTACGGCATGGAGTGGACCGAATAGTACGGACTTTGTGGCGACAGGTTCAAAAGATCACTATGTCAAGGTGTTTGAGGTACCATCGTCATCTGGGCTTGTATTGCCACTCCTTCATCTCGAACCACCGCACTACGATGGCGTCCAAGCGCTCACAGTTGCCAATGATGGGGTGGGTGTGGATGCAGAACTTTTCTCCGGGAGTCGCGATACGGGCATTAAGCGATGGGACTTGAGGACTGGAGAGCTAAAGCAG TCACTGAATAATGCACACAAGGGCTGGGTATCAGGCATGGCAATATGTGGCGATGTCCTCCTATCCGGCTGTCGTGGTGGCATCGTGAGGTTGTGGAGTGTTCGGACGTGTGATTCACTGGCGGAAATGAAGACAGATTCACCCATTAATGATATCATTGTGGCCGATCAGCGCATTTATACAGCATCCAA TGACGGAAAAGTCCGTCTTTGGCGTCTTTCATCCACTGCAAAGAGATTTCGGGCGGACAATGGGAGATGA
- the LOC129790688 gene encoding uncharacterized protein LOC129790688 codes for MERRSFRYSSSYYRKIDALRKSLNNTYNTNQVLNISVGNDIAEENETSMDIDFEEENINLDYSSDENTEDEEEYNTPDLHNDIHIWAIEHDIKHDALTKLLHILRQFPMFQYLPLDARTILETPRHIDVKPMGNGEMWYHGVKTVVCKQLEQLNIDNLPKISIRFHVDGLQVFKSSKIDVWPILCAIDELPNIPPQVVAIYCGNGKPSCVSEYFEKFIPDVQDLIRNGLKIGMHHIIVSIKSFLCDLPARAFVKGTVYYNHRYGCSKCTVEGENDPGPRMSYPTLNAPKRTNESFRRRQDPSHHHETSIIEELPIDMITAFPVSDDLHLLHLGVMKRLVLGWMEGKFNYHSKWPAAITKKVSRRLVKLNYYRPKELHRNIRDLNEISRWKATEWRTFLMYTGVVILKDILKEDVFYNFLLLFCSVTICESRHYHHLLPVAEAMLQEFVKTYIQLYGRDQIVMNIHSIIHVVDDVRNHGPLLSMSTYPFENELQSIKKKVRNGNRPLVQIARRQMEKSYVDLLKAKKVKVYPKLDKKISNSHELDECSGTYKALDLRKDFTLKGDHKNCWFMNYSNEIVRVINITQHNSEIVIYGQKVREISDYFTQVIKSSTLNIYCSSDLVYDRKRIYKLSEIKCKMFGMEHKSKTIFIPLLHTLFYTL; via the exons atggaaCGAAGATCATTCAGATATAGTTCAAGCtattatagaaaaattgaTGCATTgcgaaaaagtttaaataataCGTATAATACTAATCAAGTTTTAAATATAAGTGTCGGCAATGACAttgcagaagaaaatgagaCTTCAATGGACATTGATTTTGAAG AAGAGAATATTAATTTGGATTATTCATCAGATGAAAATACTGAAGATGAGGAGGAATATAATACACCAGATCTGCATAATGATATTCATATCTGGGCAATCGAGCATGACATAAAACATGACGCACTTACAAAATTATTGCATATTTTGAGACAATTTCCAATGTTTCAATATCTACCTTTAGATGCGCGTACAATCTTAGAAACACCAAGGCATATAGATGTGAAGCCAATGGGAAACGGAGAAATGTGGTATCATGGAGTTAAAACCGTTGTCTGTAAACAACTTGAACAACTGAATATAGACAATTTACCAAAAATATCAATCAGGTTTCATGTAGATGGTCTTCAAgtatttaaaagctcaaagatTGATGTATGGCCAATATTATGTGCCATTGATGAGCTTCCTAATATTCCACCACAAGTTGTTGCAATCTATTGTGGAAACGGTAAGCCTTCCTGTGTGTCGGaatactttgaaaaatttattccagaTGTTCAGGATCTAATAAGGAATGGTTTGAAGATTGGCATGCACCATATTATAGTCTCTATTAAGAGCTTTTTGTGTGATCTTCCCGCGCGAGCATTTGTTAAag gtaCCGTGTATTATAATCACAGATATGGATGCAGTAAATGCACagttgaaggagaaaatgatCCAg GACCACGAATGAGCTATCCTACATTGAATGCTCCTAAGAGAACTAATGAAAGTTTTAGGAGACGTCAAGATCCCTCGCATCACCATGAAACATCTATTATTGAAGAATTGCCAATCGACATGATTACAGCATTTCCAGTTTCCGATGATCTTCATTTACTGCACCTAGGTGTTATGAAAAGATTAGTTTTAGGTTGGATGGaaggtaaatttaattaccaCTCAAAATGGCCAGCTGCAATTACTAAAAAAGTCTCTAGAAGGTTGGTTAAGCTTAATTATTACAGACCAAAAGAACTTCATCGTAATATCAGAGATTTGAATGAGATTTCTAGATGGAAGGCAACTGAGTGGCGAACTTTCCTTATGTATACCGGTgttgtaattttaaaagatattctcaaagaagatgttttttataatttcttattaCTTTTCTGTAGTGTAACAATTTGCGAATCTCGTCATTATCACCACTTACTGCCAGTTGCGGAAGCCATGTTacaagaatttgtaaaaacatATATACAGCTCTATGGTCGCGATCAAATTGTTATGAATATTCACAGCATCATACACGTGGTTGATGACGTTCGAAATCATGGGCCATTATTATCCATGTCTACTTATCCCTTTGAAAACGAATTgcaaagtattaaaaaaaaagtgagaaatggAAATCGTCCACTCGTTCAAATTGCTCGAAGACaaatggaaaaatcttatGTGGACTTgctaaaagcaaaaaaggtTAAAGTATATCCAAAGTTGGACAAAAAGATATCAAATTCACACGAACTCGATGAATGTTCTGGTACCTATAAGGCCCTAGacttaagaaaagattttacacTAAAGGGTGATCATAAAAATTGTTGGTTTATGAATTACTCAAATGAAATTGTCAGAGTTATAAATATTACACAGCACAATTCAGAAATTGTTATTTATGGTCAAAAGGTACGAGAAATTTCAGATTATTTTACTCAAGTTATTAAATCATCAACcttgaatatttattgctCCTCAGATTTAGTTTATGatagaaagagaatttataaattgtctgaaattaaatgtaaaatgtttggTATGGAACATAAGTCtaagacaatttttattccGCTTTTACATACCCTCTTTTATACCCTTTAA